One window of Salmo salar chromosome ssa11, Ssal_v3.1, whole genome shotgun sequence genomic DNA carries:
- the LOC100136463 gene encoding growth hormone receptor isoform 2 precursor (The RefSeq protein has 1 substitution compared to this genomic sequence) has protein sequence MATSHILFICLLVSLTVVSQESPTSEQALPQIRPQITGCVSHDMNTFRCRWNVGTFQNLTEPRDLRMFYYINNKNISPKEWSECPNYMADRIDECFFNESYTKVWMTYSVQLRSGDQDNLYDEVIFTVEDIVEPDPPIALNWTLLNVGLTGSHFDIMVSWEPPHSADVPMGWMTLQYEVQYREVNSTLWRMVDLEKGMQRSLYGLRTNTDHEVRVRCKTLAFRNFGEFSDSIVIHIPTKESRFPVTVLLVFAALGLAVILILVIYSQQQKLMMILLPPIPGPKIKGIDPELFKKGKLAELTSILGGHPDLRPELYCEDPWVEFIELDMEEPNDRLTELDTQCLMDRSPSSDCPPLTIGFGDDDSGRASCCDPDLPEPEAFPFHPLLSNTSLEPSGASTEASSPVQTPTTGKNLWAVPGREDLYTQVSEVRPTGEVLLMPEEQSKVEKDAEEKAEGKEKEKPRKEFQLLVVNADGGGYTTELDAEKMSAKLPTGRGNQPARTEDSRLAQGQPFGEYQSLYFEAEMPPIPPASPVSPLPPVSVYTMVEEVDRQNSLILKPSPPPAPQPVLIKLPLPTPEGYLTPDLLGNITP, from the exons ATGGCAACCTCCCACATTCTCTTCATCTGCCTTCTCGTCAGCCTAACGGTTGTATCGCAGGAGTCGCCAACTTCTGAACAAG CCCTGCCCCAGATCCGCCCCCAGATCACTGGCTGTGTCTCCCATGACATGAACACGTTCCGCTGCAGATGGAATGTCGGAACATTCCAGAACCTCACAGAACCCAGAGACCTGCGGATGTTCTACTACATCAATAACAAGAA CATATCTCCCAAAGAGTGGAGTGAGTGTCCTAACTACATGGCTGACAGGATAGACGAGTGCTTCTTCAATGAAAGCTACACGAAGGTCTGGATGACCTACAGTGTCCAACTCCGCTCTGGAGATCAGGATAATCTCTATGACGAGGTCATCTTCACTGTGGAAGACATCG TGGAACCAGACCCTCCAATAGCGCTGAACTGGACCCTGCTGAATGTGGGTCTAACCGGGAGCCACTTTGACATCATGGTGAGCTGGGAGCCGCCACACTCTGCAGACGTGCCGATGGGCTGGATGACGCTACAATACGAGGTGCAGTACCGTGAGGTCAATTCAACACTGTGGAGGATG GTGGACCTTGAGAAGGGGATGCAGCGATCGCTGTACGGGCTGCGCACCAACACAGATCACGAGGTCAGGGTGAGGTGCAAGACGCTGGCATCTCGTAACTTTGGGGAATTCAGCGACTCCATAGTCATACACATCCCCACTAAAG AGTCCCGATTTCCAGTTACTGTCCTGCTTGTCTTTGCTGCCTTGGGGTTAGCAGTCATCCTAATACTGGTCATCTATTCCCAGCAACAGAA GTTGATGATGATTCTCCTGCCTCCAATTCCTGGTCCCAAAATCAAAGGAATCGACCCTGAGCTCTTCAAG AAAGGTAAGTTGGCTGAGCTGACCTCCATCCTGGGCGGCCACCCTGACCTGAGGCCAGAGCTGTACTGTGAAGACCCCTGGGTGGAGTTCATCGAGCTGGACATGGAGGAGCCCAACGACAGGCTGACTGAGCTGGACACACAGTGCTTGATGGACCGCTCGCCCTCCTCAGACTGTCCCCCTCTCACCATTGGCTTCGGTGATGACGACTCTGGCCGGGCCAGCTGCTGTGACCCTGATCTGCCTGAACCAGAGGCCTTCCccttccatcccctcctctccaacACCAGCCTGGAGCCCTCTGGTGCCAGCACTGAGGCCAGCTCCCCAGTCCAGACCCCCACCACAGGGAAGAATCTCTGGGCTGTCCCTGGCAGGGAGGACCTCTATACCCAGGTGAGTGAGGTGAGACCCACGGGCGAAGTGCTGCTGATGCCTGAGGAGCAGAGCAAGGTTGAGAAGGATGCAGAGGAGAAGGCTGAgggaaaggagaaagagaagcCGAGGAAGGAGTTTCAGCTGCTGGTGGTGAATGCTGACGGGGGAGGTTACACCACAGAGTTAGATGCTGAGAAGATGAGTGCTAAACTCCCCACTGGGAGAGGCAACCAGCCTGCTCGAACAGAGGATAGTAGGCTTGCGCAGGGACAGCCCTTTGGGGAGTACCAGAGCCTGTACTTTGAGGCTGAAATGCCCCCCATCCCACCTGCCTCTCCCGTCTCCCCACTGCCCCCTGTCTCTGTCTACACCATGGTGGAGGaagtagacagacagaacagcctaATTCTGAAGCCCAGCCCCCCACCTGCACCCCAGCCAGTCTTAATCAAGCTGCCCCTTCCTACACCAGAGGGGTACCTGACCCCTGACCTACTGGGCAATATTACACCATAA